In a single window of the Candidatus Kaiserbacteria bacterium genome:
- a CDS encoding YraN family protein codes for MAKHNEIGEMGEEIAANWLRRKGLTLVERNYNKKCGEIDIVARETSGKVHFIEVKTVSYETMSDLERAVSHKTWRPEENVHAYKQKKLKNTISIWLDERKYFGDFVIDIVAIRLVPREKYGKINFIENVIFE; via the coding sequence ATGGCTAAACACAACGAAATTGGGGAAATGGGAGAGGAAATTGCTGCAAATTGGCTTAGGCGGAAAGGCCTTACTCTTGTTGAGAGAAACTATAATAAAAAATGCGGTGAAATCGACATTGTTGCACGTGAAACTAGTGGCAAGGTCCATTTTATTGAAGTAAAGACTGTTTCATATGAAACAATGAGTGATCTAGAAAGAGCAGTTTCACATAAAACATGGCGCCCTGAGGAGAATGTGCATGCATATAAGCAAAAGAAGTTAAAAAACACAATTAGCATCTGGCTTGATGAAAGAAAGTATTTTGGTGATTTCGTAATTGATATTGTAGCAATACGTCTAGTTCCACGTGAAAAGTACGGGAAGATTAATTTCATAGAGAATGTAATTTTCGAATAA
- a CDS encoding helix-turn-helix domain-containing protein, translating into MIRKSAQYEESCRLRKRGFTYTEIAHVVGVSKSTVSIWLSHETWSISVTNDNKKRTSKENGKRIGLLNKARSNQLKKQYAEAERSATISFKHYKHFPAFIAGIMLYAALGDCSLSNQIRISTSRKSAHRIFITFMQEYLGVPRENIRFWLLLYPTHSPEKVSRIWSRSIRVPITQFHRYQVLEKQNTIQTLHDGVGNTIIGNTILKRTLLKWVTLAEKEY; encoded by the coding sequence GTGATACGTAAATCTGCTCAGTACGAAGAATCATGCAGATTGCGTAAGCGTGGTTTTACCTATACCGAGATAGCGCATGTTGTGGGTGTCTCAAAAAGTACCGTAAGTATCTGGCTTTCACATGAAACATGGTCAATTTCTGTTACCAATGACAATAAGAAACGTACCTCAAAGGAAAATGGCAAACGTATTGGATTACTGAATAAAGCGCGCAGCAACCAACTCAAGAAACAATATGCAGAAGCAGAACGGAGTGCAACAATATCTTTCAAGCATTACAAGCACTTCCCTGCCTTTATTGCAGGGATAATGCTCTATGCAGCCCTTGGTGACTGCTCATTAAGTAATCAGATACGAATCTCCACATCACGAAAGTCGGCTCACCGTATTTTTATTACGTTTATGCAAGAATATCTCGGCGTTCCACGGGAAAATATACGATTTTGGCTCCTTCTCTACCCTACCCACTCCCCAGAAAAAGTTTCACGCATCTGGTCACGTTCAATTCGTGTTCCAATTACTCAGTTTCATCGCTATCAAGTATTAGAAAAACAAAATACAATTCAGACGTTGCATGATGGAGTAGGAAATACTATAATCGGGAATACAATTTTAAAGCGAACACTACTCAAATGGGTAACACTCGCTGAAAAAGAGTATTGA
- a CDS encoding type II toxin-antitoxin system YafQ family toxin, with translation MIQVIIHKKFLKQFRKLPRSIQEAFRLRRDVFLENRADSLLHVHELHGSLEGYKSFNVNADIRVVFKDLDGDIVIFTAIGSHSELYE, from the coding sequence ATGATACAAGTGATTATCCACAAGAAGTTCCTGAAACAATTTCGCAAGTTACCACGAAGTATTCAGGAGGCATTTCGGTTACGAAGAGACGTATTTCTTGAGAACAGAGCCGATTCTTTGCTTCATGTGCATGAACTTCATGGAAGTCTAGAGGGATATAAGAGTTTTAACGTGAATGCGGATATTCGTGTAGTTTTTAAGGATCTCGATGGAGACATTGTAATATTCACGGCTATTGGAAGCCATAGTGAGTTATACGAGTAG
- a CDS encoding type II toxin-antitoxin system RelB/DinJ family antitoxin yields the protein MKTTMINIKTDKKVKEEAQKLAEELGFTLSSFITASLKQFIRTRSVQFSAGYKMTPYLEGIIKEVEEDLKTGKNLSPVFTNAKDMDAYLFDKKNT from the coding sequence ATGAAAACAACCATGATAAATATCAAAACAGATAAAAAAGTCAAAGAGGAGGCTCAAAAACTCGCCGAAGAGCTTGGTTTTACCCTTTCCTCCTTCATCACTGCCTCACTCAAGCAGTTTATTCGTACTCGCTCTGTACAGTTCTCTGCAGGGTATAAAATGACCCCCTATCTAGAAGGAATCATTAAAGAAGTAGAAGAAGATCTTAAGACTGGTAAGAATCTTTCTCCTGTGTTTACAAATGCAAAAGATATGGATGCATATCTGTTCGATAAAAAGAATACATGA
- a CDS encoding HD domain-containing protein: MIVRSEIPKGVQHVADILESHGFEAYLVGGCVRDLLIGKQPKDWDITTDAHPNEIESFFPNTYINNDFGTVGVVNEETEDPTLKIVEVTPYRTESEYSDARRPDSVEFGVSLTEDLKRRDFTVNAIAYRLKDESIVDLFGGEEDIKHKRLRAVGNPTERFKEDALRMMRAVRLAVELGFVIESETMSAITENSTNLSRISKERIRDEFSRILESKQPMQGIIFLEKLQLLQFVAPDLLRGIGVEQNQAHAFDVYEHLLRTMQHAADKDWEFDIRLAGLFHDISKPETRRWSDEKKDWTFHGHEVVGARVAKKALQDLKFPRERIERIVTLIRWHMFFSDPAQITLSAVRRTIANVGQENIWDLLKLRRCDRIGTGRPKEQPFRLRKYTAMVEEALRDPISVKMLKIDGSRIMELTGEKPSKKLGDTLNALLEEVLDEPAKNTTEYMEKRALELMHMTEAELDALGKSGKEKREREEAEAVAELHKKHKVD, translated from the coding sequence ATGATAGTCCGCAGTGAAATACCAAAGGGAGTACAGCATGTGGCCGATATTCTCGAAAGCCATGGTTTTGAGGCGTATTTGGTGGGGGGATGCGTTCGCGATTTACTTATCGGAAAGCAACCAAAGGATTGGGATATCACCACTGATGCACATCCTAATGAAATAGAGAGTTTTTTCCCAAACACATACATCAACAATGATTTTGGTACCGTAGGAGTGGTAAACGAGGAGACTGAGGATCCGACGCTTAAAATAGTGGAGGTAACGCCATATCGTACCGAGTCTGAATATTCTGACGCACGCAGGCCAGACTCAGTAGAATTTGGGGTTTCTCTGACCGAGGACCTTAAACGACGCGATTTTACCGTAAATGCTATCGCATATCGCCTCAAAGATGAATCAATCGTTGACCTTTTTGGTGGGGAAGAGGATATCAAGCACAAGCGACTCCGTGCAGTAGGGAACCCTACCGAGCGCTTCAAAGAGGATGCACTGCGTATGATGCGTGCGGTGCGCCTTGCGGTGGAACTTGGTTTTGTGATTGAAAGTGAAACCATGTCTGCTATTACTGAAAATAGTACCAATTTAAGTCGTATTTCAAAGGAACGTATTCGCGATGAATTTTCACGTATTCTTGAGTCAAAACAGCCAATGCAAGGGATTATTTTCCTCGAGAAATTGCAATTGCTTCAGTTTGTAGCCCCCGATCTTCTCAGGGGGATTGGGGTAGAACAAAATCAAGCACATGCTTTTGATGTATACGAGCACCTTTTGCGCACCATGCAACACGCTGCCGACAAGGATTGGGAGTTTGATATTCGCCTTGCAGGGCTCTTTCACGACATCTCCAAGCCAGAGACACGACGCTGGTCGGATGAGAAAAAGGATTGGACCTTCCATGGACATGAGGTAGTGGGTGCTAGAGTAGCGAAAAAGGCTTTGCAAGACCTTAAGTTTCCTCGTGAACGTATCGAAAGGATCGTCACACTCATCAGGTGGCATATGTTTTTCTCAGATCCAGCACAAATCACTCTTTCTGCAGTACGCCGCACTATTGCGAATGTAGGGCAGGAGAATATATGGGACCTCCTCAAACTCCGCAGATGTGACCGAATTGGCACGGGAAGGCCAAAAGAACAGCCTTTCAGGCTCCGGAAGTACACTGCCATGGTGGAAGAAGCACTTCGTGACCCTATTTCAGTGAAGATGCTCAAGATTGATGGTTCCCGCATTATGGAACTTACGGGGGAGAAGCCGAGCAAGAAACTTGGTGACACACTAAATGCACTTCTTGAAGAAGTCCTCGACGAACCAGCAAAGAATACGACTGAATACATGGAAAAACGTGCCCTTGAACTCATGCACATGACGGAAGCAGAGCTCGATGCCCTCGGAAAGAGTGGAAAGGAAAAGCGGGAACGAGAAGAAGCCGAAGCTGTTGCAGAATTACACAAAAAGCATAAGGTGGACTAG